Part of the Moraxella ovis genome is shown below.
GAGCTCGTGAATCTATCGCTAGAGCAGGTCAATCTCAACGCCGGCTGGCTACAGATCACCGGCAAAGGCAACAAGACTCGCCTTATCCCACTGGGTGAATACGCCCAAAACGCCCTACAAGACTATCTCATCAGACGCGGTGAACTGCTGTCAGGCAAGAGCGACTGTCAAGCGGTGTTCCTCACCGAACAAGGCGGCTACATGACGCGGCATAATTTTTGGCACATGATTAAAAAATACGCTCTACTGGCGGGTATCAAAACCGACATCTCACCGCACACGCTTCGCCATGCTTTTGCCACGCACCTGCTCAACCACGGGGCGGATTTGCGTAGCGTTCAGCTTTTGCTCGGGCATAGCGACCTATCCACCACGCAGATTTATACCCACGTTGCCACGGCACGCTTACAGACGCTCCACGCTGAACATCATCCTAGAGGCTAAGGTATTTTCTCGGTACCACTGTGTTATAAAGCCCCACATACTCATCTTGCCTGTCAATCCCTGCGTATTCAAGACTGGCATCTTCATAGCGTTTAAAATGCCAAACGGCTTGATTCATCACGCTTTCGTCGAAGACATTTAAAGACACCAATAGCGAAAAATCAACCTGTGATAAGCCCGTAACCTTAGTAAACAGCTCAGGCTCAAGCTCTTGAATGACATCTTGCAAATTATGCTCACGGTAATCGCTTAAATACATAAAAATCGGAATGCGAGTGGCAAACTTGATGAGTTTTTCTTGGATTTGCTTGCGCAAGGATTTTTCTTTTTTCTCTTCGTCCGTCAGTGTTTTCTTTTCTTCTTTGGTCAGCTCTTCTTCGCCTGCTTTTTTCTTCAAGCCTTTGACTTTTTCTGAACGATTAATGACCACTTCAATATCATCATTAAGGCTTCTAAACTCTTCAATTTTCATCAAAGCGTCCATGGCATCTTGATTTTTCATCAGATTTTGCAAGGTAAAATCATCAACATTGACCAAAAGTGCCGACTGCCAACGGCGAGCCAGTAGCGTTGCCGTTGTGCCACTCATCGCCATATCAAGGAGTAGTTTTGCGTCCACTTGTTGCATTGCACTGCCGTCATAGGCAAGCACAGGCAAAAAGGCGATAAATTCAGATACTTTACTCTCAGGGTTGCCCTCGGCTGGGTTTAGTTTATGGGCATAATCAGCGATTTGGCGTAAGGCACGATTGGGAGCAAAATCAAAGATATAGCATTGATTTTTAATAATATTTATCCCATCATCACCACGCACCGTCCACGGAGTCTGCACCCGAAATCCCGCCTGAAAATAAGTCTCAGGGCTGGCACAATTTCTTAGCATAAAAATCCCCGTCCACGCAGGCACGGAGACGCCCGTCATCAGCTTGCCACACGACAGCGTAATGGATTTTGTCGCAAGTGGATTATTGCCAATCGCATTATTCACAGGAATTAACGCCCTATCGCCCATTCCTGCACTATTGCCTGCCGATACGATAATATCATAATCGTGGTAAAATTTATTATTAGGGGCTTTTAATAAATTTGCCATTGCATAACAACTTGCCACGCTAGGCAAAAACCAAAGCGTATGTAATAAACTGTTTAACAAATTCACATCGCTAAATGGCATTGGCGGTTTGGCATTGCCTTGTTTTAAATTGCTAACAATCATCTCATCAAGATTATCACGAATTAAATCCAGCCATTTTTGCACATAATTTTCGTGTTTAAATTTAGCCGTTTCACCATTGCCATCTGCTTTAAAAAATTCGCCCAAATCAAATTCATTAAATTCGCCTTGTGTGGCAATATGGCGAATATTTTCTGGCAATTGATAAGTTAATAACATCATTTGTGGCAATGACAAATAAGGATTATCGCCTTTTGTCTTATCCCATTCTAATTTGGCTTTTTGTTCATCGCCATAAGTCCAATTAAAAATCTGCTCCTCTATAAATTCACCACTGGCAATCGCTCGAAATGGCGTACCTGATAAATACAAATAATGCTCTGTGGTAATGGGCAATTCATTTTCATCAAAACTTTCTACCCCAATTTCCATTTCTTGATATTCATTTTGCATTTTTGCCAATTCATCATCTTTGGCAAAAAGCGATTTGGCGTTATCACGCCACGCCCCAAAATGGTATTCATCAAATACCACACAATCCCAATTGATGCTATGTATCCATTCATTTTTCGCCTTAATGTTGCCATATTTATCCCTACCCAGCACATCTTGAAATGAACCAAAATACACCATTGGGCGATTTTTATCATAATCATCAATCGTCAAATCACTATCACGGCTGATAAATTGCCAACCATTAAAATCAATGTGGCTTGTCAAATCATCTTGCCACGCCATTTTTACCGCAGGCTTAAAGGTCAAAATCAAAATACGTTGCCAATTCATCTTTTTGGCAAGCTGATAAGTGGCAAAAGTTTTACCAAATCGCATTTTGGCATTCCACAAAAAATGCGGTGTGCGGTTGTTATTTTTATCTTGTTTAATAGAATTAAAATAATAAGCGGTTTTATTCACAGCGTCCAATTGCTCTGGACGCATTTTAAAATCTTGTGTGCGTTGCCGTTCAAAAGTTTTGGCTTTCTTAATATTTAAAATGGCATTTTTGATAGTATCAATATTACATTCAAACCATTCGCCTGCAATGCGGTTAATACCCATTGTTTCTAGCATTTTATGCACGGCAAAATCTTTAAAATAACTGCCGTCATCTTTAATCGCCAAAATCTCAAATTCTAGTTTCCAACTTTGGCTTGGCGTAACGGTTGGATAATGCTGTTTCATTCGCTGGCTTACCGTTTCTTGGGCGGTATAGCCGACTTTTAGGGCGTTGGGATAACGGCTGTCGGAATAGACATAGATTTTTGGTGTGTGGATTTGGGTAAAGGTTGGGTTGGTCATTTTGAGTTGTCCTTGTAGCGATTGATAATATGAGCGGATTGTTTATCCAATTCTGGGAATAAGGTTTGATGTCTAATACCAAAATATGCCAACTCTCTTAGAATATTGTTCTTACTGTCAGCATCAATAATAAACTTTGCCCTAACCCACTTTGGATTAACATCAGCTTGATTACTTTTATTATTTTGAATGCCAAAAATTAAAAACGCTCCGTGTTGCTTGGCAATTCTTGGATTGTTTAATTTTGGCTTGACACAAATAACTTTTTCTAAATCATTTGAGTTAATAATTGGCATAAAGTAAGACTTATCTTTACGAATATCATTTAATAATCTCATTATTTGTTCTTGCTGATTAAATGTTTCAAGAAATTTTTTATTGTATTCTCTATTTGATAAATGACTTAGTAAATCTTTTGGACTGGAAAAACCAAGCCTTAACATTTCATCTTTTATCTCAATATTAAACTCATTATTTTGATAAGTTGATTTTGAATTAAACTCTTTTACCATATAAAATGTTTGTGCAATTTTTGCTTGCTGGTCAGAAAAGGAAATAATTTCCTCTAAATCAAAACTTTCATCTCTTAAACTTAAAGCTGATAAAATAGCAACCGTATCACTATCGTGATGTTTTATTTCATCATTAGGAATATCAAAAACAATCACCTCTCCGTCATTTTTGTCTTTTAATTCATCTTTTGAATTGGAAATGGCAAAATATAAACCAACCAACGCATTATAAGAAATATCTAATAATCGTGTTGGATAATCATAATGTTGCATTTTTACCAATTTATCAAAAAGTGTATCGTGTGGCGAAAAGTATTCGGCACATTCAGTTAAAACATCTTTGACAATACGATGTTCGTTTTGAATATGCTCTTGCTTTCCAGTATTTTTGTCTTTTCTATAAATGCTTGACTCTAACAAATATTCTTTGTTAGAATGCCCACGAAAAAATCGTGATTTATCTCTATCACATTCCCCTAACTCTGATAAAGCACTGACAAAATCTGCAACACTTTCAATTCTAATCGCATTACTCATCATCACTCTCCAAATCCAACTCTGATTGCGTGGTCTTTTTACCACGAGATTTTTTAGGTTTTTCGCCTGTATCGTTATCCATTGAACTTATTGTATTTTCAATTAAATTAATTTCATCTTTTGACAACCCATATTTCAAATACAGTTTTTCATCAGACCAACTCTCATAAAAATTTTGCAAAGGCACGAATTGATAAACGCCCCTTGCACCATTTTGGGTTTTTTTCTTAATGCTTACTAAATATCTAAAAAATTTGGTTTGAATATAAGAAATGATATTTTCGCATTGCTCTTTTGTTAAAAAATGCTTTTTAGGGTCATAACCAATAACAAGATAAGTTTGCGAACATACACTATTAGGTTCTCCATAAAAAGGTTTTCCCAAAATTAGATTATTAGAACCATTGGCGGCTGGAATATAAACTTTATGTAAATCTTTGCTTGCCAAATTCTTTGGAATTTGTGTTTGACTTACCCAGCCAAATCCAACCGATGAGACATTTTTATTTAGATAATATTTGATATTAAAATCATCTGTTGGCGATTTTTTAAATCCTTTCCACTTTGAAGTTAAAAACTCTTTATTGGTAAAAAAGTCTTTTGGGCTAACTAATGATGAAAAGTTATTTTCTTCTTCCAAAAAATAATCTTTATGAATTTTTTTAATTTTATCAATAATTTTAAAAGAATTAGGGTCTCTAATAACAACACCTATTTTATTGGCATCTAATAAATCAAATCTGCTCAAAACATTTCCGCTTGTTGTGTGATAATTGTATTCACATTTACCATTATAATTACCGTCCCATAAAAAATAGTTTACACCACCTTCAATAGGCTGTGCCAAATTTGGAAAACACTCTTTTGAGCTTTCAAAATCATGTATCACTTTAAATTTTGTAGAATTTAATATACCATCAATCCATTCTGGCGGAATACCTTCCACACTTCGTGTCATCCATCTGCTTGGTGTAATCATAACCAAATATTTAGGATTTAATTTTATTGCCTGCTCTATAAAAAGATGATAAATTGCTTTTGCCTTAGAACTATTACCGCCATCATTACCAATATTTAATTGATAAGGCGGATTGCCAATAATCACATCAAATTTCATTTTTAAAATCTCTTTAAATTCATTGTCTTTATCGCTATGAATAAACGCATAAGCGTGGTTTTCTAAGCCTTGTCGATTACCAAAAACTTCTTGGCTTGCTCCACATTCTGTGCATTTGCCATTGTCAAATTGATGATTGACATTGCCAAAAATAATATTGCCACTTTCATTATCAAATTCATCACAGATAGAAAATGGCGAATTGGCAACTTTGGCACAATACACACTACGGCGGGATAATAGGGCGGTAAGTTGGGTAATAGCAATACCAAAAACTTGATGTTTTAGAATGTGGTTAATGCGGGTTTGTTTATCGGGTATTTGACTTGCCAAACCTTTATCCAAGCGTTTGACAA
Proteins encoded:
- a CDS encoding DEAD/DEAH box helicase, producing the protein MTNPTFTQIHTPKIYVYSDSRYPNALKVGYTAQETVSQRMKQHYPTVTPSQSWKLEFEILAIKDDGSYFKDFAVHKMLETMGINRIAGEWFECNIDTIKNAILNIKKAKTFERQRTQDFKMRPEQLDAVNKTAYYFNSIKQDKNNNRTPHFLWNAKMRFGKTFATYQLAKKMNWQRILILTFKPAVKMAWQDDLTSHIDFNGWQFISRDSDLTIDDYDKNRPMVYFGSFQDVLGRDKYGNIKAKNEWIHSINWDCVVFDEYHFGAWRDNAKSLFAKDDELAKMQNEYQEMEIGVESFDENELPITTEHYLYLSGTPFRAIASGEFIEEQIFNWTYGDEQKAKLEWDKTKGDNPYLSLPQMMLLTYQLPENIRHIATQGEFNEFDLGEFFKADGNGETAKFKHENYVQKWLDLIRDNLDEMIVSNLKQGNAKPPMPFSDVNLLNSLLHTLWFLPSVASCYAMANLLKAPNNKFYHDYDIIVSAGNSAGMGDRALIPVNNAIGNNPLATKSITLSCGKLMTGVSVPAWTGIFMLRNCASPETYFQAGFRVQTPWTVRGDDGINIIKNQCYIFDFAPNRALRQIADYAHKLNPAEGNPESKVSEFIAFLPVLAYDGSAMQQVDAKLLLDMAMSGTTATLLARRWQSALLVNVDDFTLQNLMKNQDAMDALMKIEEFRSLNDDIEVVINRSEKVKGLKKKAGEEELTKEEKKTLTDEEKKEKSLRKQIQEKLIKFATRIPIFMYLSDYREHNLQDVIQELEPELFTKVTGLSQVDFSLLVSLNVFDESVMNQAVWHFKRYEDASLEYAGIDRQDEYVGLYNTVVPRKYLSL
- a CDS encoding FRG domain-containing protein, whose translation is MSNAIRIESVADFVSALSELGECDRDKSRFFRGHSNKEYLLESSIYRKDKNTGKQEHIQNEHRIVKDVLTECAEYFSPHDTLFDKLVKMQHYDYPTRLLDISYNALVGLYFAISNSKDELKDKNDGEVIVFDIPNDEIKHHDSDTVAILSALSLRDESFDLEEIISFSDQQAKIAQTFYMVKEFNSKSTYQNNEFNIEIKDEMLRLGFSSPKDLLSHLSNREYNKKFLETFNQQEQIMRLLNDIRKDKSYFMPIINSNDLEKVICVKPKLNNPRIAKQHGAFLIFGIQNNKSNQADVNPKWVRAKFIIDADSKNNILRELAYFGIRHQTLFPELDKQSAHIINRYKDNSK
- a CDS encoding Eco57I restriction-modification methylase domain-containing protein encodes the protein MDNLNLQINSNITKDLDVLNQGQLSLFEQAYNPDVLDCLSSLSNDEVFTSPKLANQMLDLLPSDIWQNPNARFLDPVCKSGVFLREIVKRLDKGLASQIPDKQTRINHILKHQVFGIAITQLTALLSRRSVYCAKVANSPFSICDEFDNESGNIIFGNVNHQFDNGKCTECGASQEVFGNRQGLENHAYAFIHSDKDNEFKEILKMKFDVIIGNPPYQLNIGNDGGNSSKAKAIYHLFIEQAIKLNPKYLVMITPSRWMTRSVEGIPPEWIDGILNSTKFKVIHDFESSKECFPNLAQPIEGGVNYFLWDGNYNGKCEYNYHTTSGNVLSRFDLLDANKIGVVIRDPNSFKIIDKIKKIHKDYFLEEENNFSSLVSPKDFFTNKEFLTSKWKGFKKSPTDDFNIKYYLNKNVSSVGFGWVSQTQIPKNLASKDLHKVYIPAANGSNNLILGKPFYGEPNSVCSQTYLVIGYDPKKHFLTKEQCENIISYIQTKFFRYLVSIKKKTQNGARGVYQFVPLQNFYESWSDEKLYLKYGLSKDEINLIENTISSMDNDTGEKPKKSRGKKTTQSELDLESDDE